From the genome of Tachysurus vachellii isolate PV-2020 chromosome 2, HZAU_Pvac_v1, whole genome shotgun sequence, one region includes:
- the itln3 gene encoding intelectin 3 yields the protein MLHRIIFMICVLVHQPQFFSLGGVITPKPIIENGTYINPELGKYHARLRTISRSCRDIKEKFGATTDGIYYLTTSNGVMYQAFCDMTTAGGGWTLVASVHENNINGKCTAGDRWSSEQGSDQKRHDGDRTWVNTATFGTTEGATSDDYKNPGYYDITGEDVAVWHVPNDVQLQNWANTAILRYHTETKFLNQNGGSLFHLFKKYPVRSGAGECKADSGPSIPVVYDTGDKDSTTNLYGATVKDQFEPGFVSFRVFNEKKTVMALCSGIKPTGCHTEHFCIGGVGDPDQCGDFADLQAVPGGSSSKEITEAAVLIFYR from the exons ATGCTGCACAGAATTATTTTCATGATATGTGTCCTTGTACACCAACCTCAGTTTTTCAGTTTGG GAGGGGTGATCACCCCTAAGCCAATCATTGAAAATGGCACGTATATAAACCCAGAGCTTGGTAAGTATCATGCCAGGTTGAGAACTATCAGTCGGAGCTGCAGGGACATCAAGGAGAAATTTGGAGCTACAACAG ATGGCATCTATTACTTAACAACATCAAACGGTGTGATGTACCAGGCATTCTGTGACATGACCACAGCTGGAGGTGGCTGGACACTGGTAGCCAGTGTGCATGAGAACAACATCAATGGAAAATGTACTGCAGGTGACCGCTGGTCAAGCGAACAGGGTAGTGATCAAAAACGGCATGATGGTGATAGAACCTGGGTAAACACTGCCACATTTGGCACAACAGAGGGTGCTACCAGTGATGACTACAAG AATCCTGGATACTACGACATTACTGGGGAGGATGTGGCAGTGTGGCATGTTCCCAATGACGTTCAGCTCCAAAACTGGGCAAACACCGCAATTCTGCGTTACCACACCGAAACTAAGTTCCTCAATCAAAATGGTGGAAGTCTCTTCCATTTATTTAAg aaatATCCAGTGAGGTCTGGAGCAGGAGAGTGTAAAGCGGATAGCGGTCCTTCTATCCCAGTGGTATATGATACAGGCGACAAGGATTCAACAACAAACCTTTATGGAGCAACTGTAAAAG ATCAATTTGAGCCTGGCTTTGTCAGCTTCAGAGTGTTTAATGAGAAGAAGACAGTGATGGCTCTGTGCTCTGGGATCAAACCAACAGGATGCCATACAGAACAT ttctgCATTGGTGGAGTAGGAGACCCTGATCAGTGTGGAGACTTCGCTGACCTTCAGGCGGTTCCTGGAGGGAGCTCCTCTAAGGAAATAACAGAGGCAGCAGTTCTGATCTTCTACCGCTGA
- the gpr142 gene encoding probable G-protein coupled receptor 142 isoform X2 has protein sequence MTDWHNETVPGHQEQEPSTEEYQRSECVLGYIPVIYYSILLCVGFPVNILTLVALSRLTARTQKALYVYLMALTSSDLLSQLFIIFVGFLLETAVFHREVPTLLLRSVSMLEFAANHASIWATVPLTVDRYVALCHPLLHRQISYPARARRIVAAVQVAALASGVPFFWWSDMWRVSWPPGAIDFALIWAHVTIIYFLPCSIFLVLNSLIVLRLRRRQHRCQDESRQQQLAPAGRLGKTTAMLLAITSVFAVLWAPRTAVVLYHLYVSSVHRDWRVHLAYDLANMLAMLNTAVNFFLYCFVSKRFRGVVKDVLLLRGAPLHTQRSCHQRQASANASNSSLSSGAMRSHRHANIAWDCT, from the exons ATGACTGACTGGCATAATGAGACGGTGCCAGGCCACCAGGAGCAGGAGCCAAGCACTGAAGAGTATCAAAGATCAGAGTGTGTTCTCGGCTATATCCCTGTTATCTACTACAGCATATTGCTGTGTGTGGGATTCCCAG TAAACATCTTAACACTGGTGGCTCTGTCCCGTTTGACTGCACGCACCCAGAAGGCCCTGTATGTCTACCTGATGGCACTGACCAGCTCAGACCTGCTCAGCCAGCTCTTCATCATTTTTGTGGGGTTCCTGCTTGAGACAGCTGTGTTCCACCGTGAGGTGCCTACCCTTCTGCTGCGATCAGTCAGCATGCTGGAATTTGCTGCCAATCATGCTTCTATCTGGGCCACTGTACCACTCACTGTGGATCGCTATGTTGCACTGTGCCATCCACTGCTCCATCGTCAGATCAGCTACCCGGCGCGGGCTCGGCGCATCGTCGCTGCAGTCCAGGTAGCGGCGCTGGCATCAGGTGTGCCCTTTTTCTGGTGGTCAGACATGTGGAGGGTAAGCTGGCCACCTGGTGCAATTGATTTTGCCCTCATATGGGCCCATGTGACTATCATCTACTTTCTGCCATGCAGTATCTTCCTGGTGCTGAACTCCCTCATTGTTCTGCGTCTCAGAAGGCGCCAGCACCGGTGTCAGGACGAAAGCAGGCAGCAGCAGCTGGCACCAGCAGGCAGGCTGGGCAAAACCACAGCAATGCTTCTGGCCATCACTTCTGTGTTTGCAGTGTTGTGGGCACCCCGAACAGCCGTGGTGCTCTACCATCTTTATGTGTCATCTGTGCACAGAGACTGGCGGGTACACTTGGCATATGACCTAGCCAACATGCTAGCCATGCTTAACACAGCTGTGAACTTCTTCCTCTACTGCTTTGTCAGTAAACGCTTCAGAGGGGTCGTGAAGGATGTGTTGCTTCTGAGAGGAGCGCCGCTTCATACTCAAAGGTCCTGCCATCAAAGACAAGCTTCTGCTAATGCCTCGAACTCATCTCTTTCCAGTGGTGCCATGCGATCTCACAGACATGCCAATATTGCTTGGGACTGTACTTAA
- the gpr142 gene encoding probable G-protein coupled receptor 142 isoform X1 yields MRRILRAMTDWHNETVPGHQEQEPSTEEYQRSECVLGYIPVIYYSILLCVGFPVNILTLVALSRLTARTQKALYVYLMALTSSDLLSQLFIIFVGFLLETAVFHREVPTLLLRSVSMLEFAANHASIWATVPLTVDRYVALCHPLLHRQISYPARARRIVAAVQVAALASGVPFFWWSDMWRVSWPPGAIDFALIWAHVTIIYFLPCSIFLVLNSLIVLRLRRRQHRCQDESRQQQLAPAGRLGKTTAMLLAITSVFAVLWAPRTAVVLYHLYVSSVHRDWRVHLAYDLANMLAMLNTAVNFFLYCFVSKRFRGVVKDVLLLRGAPLHTQRSCHQRQASANASNSSLSSGAMRSHRHANIAWDCT; encoded by the exons ATG AGGAGAATCTTAAGGGCAATGACTGACTGGCATAATGAGACGGTGCCAGGCCACCAGGAGCAGGAGCCAAGCACTGAAGAGTATCAAAGATCAGAGTGTGTTCTCGGCTATATCCCTGTTATCTACTACAGCATATTGCTGTGTGTGGGATTCCCAG TAAACATCTTAACACTGGTGGCTCTGTCCCGTTTGACTGCACGCACCCAGAAGGCCCTGTATGTCTACCTGATGGCACTGACCAGCTCAGACCTGCTCAGCCAGCTCTTCATCATTTTTGTGGGGTTCCTGCTTGAGACAGCTGTGTTCCACCGTGAGGTGCCTACCCTTCTGCTGCGATCAGTCAGCATGCTGGAATTTGCTGCCAATCATGCTTCTATCTGGGCCACTGTACCACTCACTGTGGATCGCTATGTTGCACTGTGCCATCCACTGCTCCATCGTCAGATCAGCTACCCGGCGCGGGCTCGGCGCATCGTCGCTGCAGTCCAGGTAGCGGCGCTGGCATCAGGTGTGCCCTTTTTCTGGTGGTCAGACATGTGGAGGGTAAGCTGGCCACCTGGTGCAATTGATTTTGCCCTCATATGGGCCCATGTGACTATCATCTACTTTCTGCCATGCAGTATCTTCCTGGTGCTGAACTCCCTCATTGTTCTGCGTCTCAGAAGGCGCCAGCACCGGTGTCAGGACGAAAGCAGGCAGCAGCAGCTGGCACCAGCAGGCAGGCTGGGCAAAACCACAGCAATGCTTCTGGCCATCACTTCTGTGTTTGCAGTGTTGTGGGCACCCCGAACAGCCGTGGTGCTCTACCATCTTTATGTGTCATCTGTGCACAGAGACTGGCGGGTACACTTGGCATATGACCTAGCCAACATGCTAGCCATGCTTAACACAGCTGTGAACTTCTTCCTCTACTGCTTTGTCAGTAAACGCTTCAGAGGGGTCGTGAAGGATGTGTTGCTTCTGAGAGGAGCGCCGCTTCATACTCAAAGGTCCTGCCATCAAAGACAAGCTTCTGCTAATGCCTCGAACTCATCTCTTTCCAGTGGTGCCATGCGATCTCACAGACATGCCAATATTGCTTGGGACTGTACTTAA